In Sardina pilchardus chromosome 10, fSarPil1.1, whole genome shotgun sequence, one genomic interval encodes:
- the tmem60 gene encoding transmembrane protein 60: MSLAQRVFLTWIFTLAFLIMLVLKLDEKIHWNWFLIFLPVWTFDTILLLMIIVKMVGRCKPGFDPHNATQDLKKRIWYLVAMLLKLAFCLTLCARLENLTNIFLSFVLVPLWALMIGAMVELGYNVFHFRRD, translated from the coding sequence ATGTCCCTAGCACAGAGGGTGTTCCTGACGTGGATATTTACACTGGCCTTCCTCATCATGCTGGTGCTGAAGCTCGATGAGAAAATCCACTGGAACTGGTTTCTCATATTTCTTCCTGTGTGGACATTTGACACCATTCTCCTCCTGATGATCATTGTTAAAATGGTGGGCCGCTGCAAGCCAGGTTTTGATCCACACAATGCTACCCAGGACCTGAAGAAGAGGATTTGGTACCTGGTGGCCATGCTTTTAAAATTGGCCTTTTGTCTGACACTTTGTGCCAGGCTCGAGAATCTAACAAACATATTCTTGAGTTTTGTGCTTGTCCCTCTCTGGGCACTTATGATTGGGGCCATGGTGGAACTTGGCTACAATGTATTTCATTTCAGAAGAGACTGA
- the immp2l gene encoding mitochondrial inner membrane protease subunit 2 produces the protein MAQQTRFGRKYFKAFVSGFFVAVPVTVTVLDRLAYVARVDGASMQPSLNPEGGHASDVVLLNRWSVRNFSVQRGDVVSVVSPKNPQQKIIKRVIALEGDFIKTLGYKNRYVRVPDGHLWIEGDHHGHSFDSNSFGPVSRGLLHGKASHIIWPPHRWQRIEPFVPTDRKPLLNWSQKSSEDEDDE, from the exons ATGGCTCAGCAGACAAGATTTGGTCGGAAATATTTCAAGGCTTTTGTTAGTGGCTTCTTTGTGGCTGTACCTGTGACAGTCACGGTTCTTGATCGTCTTGCTTATGTAGCTCGTGTGGATGGAGCGTCCATGCAG CCCTCCTTGAACCCAGAAGGAGGTCATGCATCTGATGTTGTACTTCTGAATCGTTGGAGTGTAAGAAATTTCAGTGTGCAGCGTGGGGATGTTGTTTCCGTTGT GTCTCCTAAGAACCCTCAGCAGAAAATCATCAAGAGGGTCATTGCCTTAGAGGGAGACTTCATTAA AACTCTAGGATATAAAAATCGTTATGTAAGAGTTCCTGATGGACACTTATGGATAGAGGGAGATCATCATGGACACAGTTTtgacagcaacagttttggaccA GTTTCCCGGGGGCTCCTTCATGGCAAGGCATCTCATATAATCTGGCCACCTCATCGGTGGCAGCGGATTGAACCCTTTGTTCCAACTGATCGCAAGCCTTTGCTGAACTGGAGCCAAAAATCCtcagaggatgaggatgatgaatgA